The genomic stretch AACGTGACCCGCCGCGTGGCCAAGGTCCAAACCCGTCAACAAACTTACACGGTCAACGTGCCGCAAACCCAAACTCGTACGGAATCGTACAACGTTCAGGTCTGCGTCCCTTACACCGAAGAAGTGCCTTACACCGTACAAGTTCCGGTAACGACCCAGGTCGAAGAGTCGTACCAAGTTTCGGTCCCTTACACCGAAACCGTCGAACAAACCTACCAAGTGTCGGTTCCAAAGACGGAAGAGCGTACTGAAACCTACACCGTTTCAGTTCCTTACACCGAACAAGAAGCCTACACCGTTACGGTTCCTTACACCGAGCAAGTCGAACAGAGCTACCAAGTTCAAGTTCCTGTTCAAAAGACTCGTGAAGAAACTTACCAAGTTAGCGTTCCCTACACCGAGCAAGTCGAACAGACTTACCAAGTGACGGTACCGGTAACCTCGACTCGCACCGAGTCGTATCAAGTTTCGGTTCCTTACACCGAGCAAATCGAGCAAACTTACACGGTCCAAGTACCGGTCACCTCGACCCGCACCGAATCGTACCAAGTCTCGGTTCCTTACACCGAAACGTCGACCCAAAGCTACACGGTTCAGGTTCCTTACCAAGAAACCAAGACCCAAACTTACATGGTCAACGTTCCTTACACCGAGACCCTCGAGCAACCGTACAGCGTGACGGTTCCTTACACCGAGCAAGTCGCTCAAAACTACACCGTCCAAGTTCCTTACACCGAACAAGTCGCACAAAACTACACCGTGCGAGTTCCGGTTCAAGAAACCAAGACTGCGTATCGCACCGAAACCAAGTGTGTTCCGGTTACTTCGATGCGAACCGTAACGAAGGACCTTGGCAGCTACCAGTGCCAAGCCGTTGTTAGCGGCGGCGGAGCGTCCTATGGCGGCGGTGTCGTCGGCGGATCGATGGGCGGCGTTGTTGGCTCGGGAAGCGGAAACGGCTGCGGTTGTTGCTGCTGTGTTTCGACCTGCAACAGCGGTTGCGACGACGGCTGCGGCGGTTCGGGCATGAGCTCGGGCGGCGGCATGGGTGCTGGCGCTGCTTGTGGCCCAACGGTTTCTTACCGTCAAGTCTATGTGCCCAACATGGTCACCGAGCAAGTTCCAACGACGACCTACCAACGTCAATCGCAACAAGTTCCTTACTCGTACACAACGACCAGCTACACCACGCAGACTCAAACCCGCATGGTTCCTGTCCAACGTTGCCGTACCGAAACGCGTACTCGCATGGTCAACGTGACCAAGTACCGTACCGAACAACGCAGTCGCACTGTTCAAGTACAAAAGTCGCGTCAGGAACAGCGTACGCGTGACTATGTTGTCACCAACTACCGCACCGAAACCAAGACTCGCGAAGTTCCTGTTACTCGCACTCGCTTGGAAACTCGCACCCGCGAAGTTCCTGTGACCACGATGAGCACCGAAAATCGCACTCGCATGGTATCGGTTCAAAAGACTCGCCTGGAAACTCGCACCCGCGAAGTTCCTGTGACCACGATGTCGACCGAAACTCGGTCACGTATGGTTCCGGTTACCCGTACTCGCGTCGAAGATCGCACTCGTACGGTCAACTACACCGAGATGTCGACCGAAACTCGTACTCGCATGGTTTCGCAACAACGTACTCGTCAAGAGCAACGTAGCCGCGACGTCACCAAGTACCGCAGCGAAGAACGTACGCGTACGGTTCCTTACACCACCATGGTTAGCGAAACCCGTACCCGCAGCGTTCCTGTGACGAAGACTCGCTTGGAAACACGCACTCGCATGGTTCCCAAGACGACCTACACGACGGAAACCCGCACCAACACGGTCACCAAGCAACGCATGGAAACGCAACAGCGTTCACGCGAAGTTGCCTACACCGTCAACGTGCCACAAACCCGTACCCGTAACTACAACGTGACTGTTTATGAAAACATCACCGAACAAGTTCCGGAAACCTACTCGGTTTGTGTCCCGGTCCAGTCGATGAAGGCTGTTCAAGTTCGTAAGTGCGTTTCGGTTCCGACCACTGTAACCGTTCCGGTTTACAACTCGGCACCTGCAATGAGCACTGGCGTCATGATGGACAGCAGCAGCTACGGCAGCGGCGAAGTCATCATGGACGGCGGCAGCTACGGCGGCGAAGTCATGACGGAATCGGCTCCGATGGCAACAGGTGCTGGTTGCACCAACTGCCAGTAGTCTGAATCGTTGCCCGCCAAAGGCGGGCGTCTGAAAATCTGAGAGCCTCGGAAACGAAAGTTTCCGAGGCTTTTTTTATGCGCGAAGGAAATGGATGTCGTGGTCGGTTCCTGGCTGTGCCCGTGATGCTAAACTTTCGTCAAAGCCCACAAGGCGGCTAGCAATGCCGCTGGAGAACAAACGCCCCGATTTGGAGTCACCGCCATGCAGTACGTCGACGTGAAGATCCACGAAAACGTCGCAACGCTGTTAATGGACCGCGCGGGCATGCGAAACTCGCTCAATCCACAATTGATCGACGACCTGAAGACGGCTTTCTCGGATGTCCACCAAGAAAAGCGAGTCCGCGCCGTGGTGCTGGCCGGATCCGGGGAACACTTCTGCGCGGGAATCGACTTGCGTGTCTTTGGCGAGATCGCAGCTTTGCCGACCGAAGAGGCGCTCGGACAGTGGCACGCCGCTTGGTGGCATTTGACGGAGTTATTCGAACAGATGCTTCGATTCCCCAAGCCCATTGTCGCGGCCGTTGACGGATCGGCGATCGGCGCGGGACTGGGGCTGGCGTTGGCCTGCGACATCATCGTGCCCTCGACTCGTGCCCACTTGGGCGCTGGTGCCGTTCGCGTTGGCTTGGTGGGCGGTGCGACGGCGGCACTATTGACGTTTCGTGCCGGCGGCGCAACGGCGTCTCGAATGCTATTGACCAGTGAATCGGTCGATGCCGACGAAGCGTACCGGCTGAATCTGACGATCGCACCCGTTTCATCGGAACACATCTGGATCGCCGCCAAAGACGCGGCCCAAAAATGTTCTCATGGTCCCTACGAAGCCGTGCAAGCGACCAAGCGATTGCTGAACGAAAGCATCGGCGAGACTTTGATGACGCAGTTGACCGCCGGTGCCGCCGACAGCGCGACAGCATGCACGACCGAGTCAGCCGCCGAAGGGATTCGTTCGTTCCTAGACAAACGAGTACCCAAGTGGCCGTAAGACCCAACGCGATTGCAGCCATCGCTTGCTTTGCGTTGCTCATCATCATGAACCGACCGGTACTCGGATGGTCAGCCAGCGGACATCACATGGTGGGCGTGATCGCTTATGACTTGATGAACGCTGAGACTCGCTCCGAAGTGATGCGAATCCTTCGTCATCATCCCCAGTTCAACAAACACTTCTTGCCGCCCAAGAACGTTCATGACCCGGAATCGATTCATCGCTGGCAGATCGGCATCGCCGGTTGTTGGCCGGACTTCATTCGCGACTCCAACGAAGACCGTCCGAAGTGGCACTATGAATTGGGAGCCAGCTACGTGATCGGCAATGTTCGTCCACCCAACCCGGTTGGCCCGCCACCTCGCGGTGCGACCATGAAAGAGGAAGACCTGTATTTGTCGCAAGCGATTGAGGTTTGCACCCAGACGCTAGGGGATGCATCGAAGTCGGATGAAGAGCGAGCCGTCGCGCTGTGCTGGGTCCTGCATCTCTACGCGGACGGCCATCAACCCTGCCACGCCGGATCACTTTACGCTCCTGCATTTCCCAAAGGTGACCGTGGCGGCAATCAGATCGAGTTGGCCGACGGCAGCAACCTGCACACGGCTTGGGACAACTTGCTGGGAAGCTATCCATCGGCCAACGAAGTGCGATCTCGCGTTGCCGCACTTGGCGACATTCGATCAGACATGATGAAGCTGTATCTACGCGGGGGCAAAGACAGGTGGATACTGCCCAAGACGTGGATCGAGGAATCATTAGTGGTCGCAAAGTCCTACGTGTACTCCGACGAAGTCACTGGCCCCATCATCGCGGCTTCACGCGGACTGACACCCCGCATCCCGCCTCTAAAACTTTCGACCGACTACTACCGGGTGGCCGGCGAAGTTGCACGGTACCGAATCAAGCAAGCCGGATTTCGAGCCGGCGTTGCAGTCGTCCGATGTGTCGAGAAGCCGTCGCGCCGACCTTGATAAGCTGCTGATTTTACGCAACGGGGCACTCAACCACGACTGATAAGCACGACGCCTCCCAAGATGCCCGCGATGCACACCAACTTGGCTCGCCAATTCTTTTCGCCCAGTTTTAAAATCCCAAAAACGAAGGAAACGATCACGGACGTACGACGCACAGGCGAGATAACAGAGATCAACGCCTCGGGATCTGAAACGGCGGTGAAGTAGACGAAGTCGGCAACCAACAGAAAGATCGCAATCAGTGGGATCGACCACTTCCACTGAAACGGCTTTCTGGTTCGATCAACGAAGTACCAACGGATCGCAAGCGGCATCATCACGGGAACTAAGTAGATTGAAAACCACGCCTGTACCGTGGCCGGCGGGATGGCGACGGTCTGCAACAAGTACTTGTCGTAAATCGCACTGATCGCGCCCAGCAGTGTCGCCACCACCATCAACGCAACCGCTTTGCTGCGGTGGAAATGAATGCCTTCGCGTTTCCCAATCCGCGAGAACGAAAAGAACGCGATCAGAATAACGACCATGCCCATCCACTGCATCATCGACGGCCGTTCGTGCATCGCGATCACCGCGATCGCTACCGTCCACAACGGACTGGTTGCCCGAATCGGCGTGGCGATCGAAATGGGCAATTGCTTCATCGCAAAGAAGGCGGCCGTCCACGACGCGCCGACCAAGACCGACTTCAGCAACAATCGAACGTGATCTTGGGCCGACACGTCCGTCAACGCGGAAAAGATTCCGTCCCTGGCATCGCCCGAAAATGCCGACCACAGGATCGCCGGCAACCATACGATCGCTGCCGTCATCACGTTGAATAACAAGACGACGGGAACCGCATTGTCTTTGACCGCAGACTTCTTCGCGATGTCATAGAAGCCTAAGCAAACAGCCGAGACAATGCTCAGCAACACCCAATCCATCACGATCCGAGATGATCCAACCGCAACTGTATGTCGCTTTTCGGATCCACTTTGAACAACATGATAACGCCGCGAAAATGGATGGGAAATCGACCATCGGTGTGGTCGTTCAAGTAAACCGCCGAGTTCAAAATCTGCAATGCTTCGGCTTCGCTGGTCGCACGTTCCAATGCCCTGATAACATACGGTCGCGGGTCTTGATCACCGACGATCGCAACAAATTCGGCCGCCCGGGCCACAACGATCGGCTCCAAGTCCTGAAGCCGGGCAGTGGCTTGCGGCAGTAACGACGCGGCTGTTTTCCCAAAACTTGCGGCCGCCGCCAACGCCCAATAACGCGACCAAGGATCCTGGCTGTCCAGTGCGATCCGCAACTTCGGTTCGGCCTCGGCCCAGGGCATCGCGGCTAAGTTGGCGATGTCGATCAGATCCGCGATCGCTTCTTTGTTGGCTTGCCCAAAGACGGTCGGGCTTCCAATCTCGTCATCCGACAAAACCGCTTCCGGAAAGAAACTGAGGTCGGGCATCGCTTTCAACCGGCCAACCAAACGGTTGCGTAGCCTGACCAAGTCCGCCGCATGTGACGGATCATCGGCGAGGTTATTGACTTCGTCGGGATCCGAATCCAAGTCGTATAACGCCTCGGTCGGCTTGGGCTGGAAGAACTGATCTTGAACCGGATCCAGCCGTCCCTCCTCGTGAAGCTTCCGCCACTGCTGGTATGCAGCCATCCTGTACCGATACGCGTTCAGCATGCCATCGGGATAATACGGTTCAAAGTTACGAACGTACTTAAGGTTCCCGACGCGAATCGTTCGCACCAGATCGTATTTTTCATCGAAACGATCGGCGTACCCAAATGCTTCATTACGCCGATCGACGTCATTTGCCGCGACGCCTGGACCGAGAAACGGCTTGCCGTCAACATCTTGGGGCGGCGTGATGCCAGCCAAGTTCAGAACGGTTGGACCGAAATCAACGAACTCGACAAAGCCACCTGCGCGATCACCACGCGAGCGATCGACAAGTCCCTTGAAGTTCTCTGGCACACGAACGACAAGCGGCACATGCAACCCGGATTCAAACACGTATCCTTTCGAGCGAGGCAAAACGCCACCGTGGTCACCGAAGTAAAAGACGAAGGTGTTTTCGAGCTGACCGGCGGTCGACAATTCATCCAGCACTTTGCCAACCAATCGGTCAATGTCTGCCATCCGGTCGTGATAGCGGGCAACCGAGTATCGAAACACAGGCTGGTCGGGGAAATAGGGCGGCAGCCCCACCGAGCTTGGGTCCGTTTCGGTCGGCTTGCTCTCGACATCCGACGCCGGAAAGTGCAATCGACTCTCGTGCGAATCCGCGAACGTTTCGACATGGAAGAAAGGTGTCGCGTCCGACGGCCGATTCTTCCAAGACGCCCGCTTGGACGAGTCGTCCCAAACGTCGCCGGCGCGGACGGCGTTGTAGTCTTCCTTGGAATGGTTGCTGGTGTAGTATCCGCCATCTCGCAAATAGGCAGGGAACATTCGCAAACCCGGCGGCATAGGGACCGTACGAATACGGCGATGAAATTGGGTGCCGATGCGTGGCCCGTAACACGACGTGATCAAGGTGGTCCGTGCAACCGAACACACAGGCGCGTTCGAAAAAGCATGGTCGAACGTAATACCAGCCGATGCCATGGCTTCGATCCGGGGCGCGACGGCGCCGTCTTGATCAAAATGCCGCAGGTAGTCGGCTGAATTGTCTTCCGACATGATCCACACGATGTTGGGACGCTTCGCCGCGGTTGGTGGTTGGGCGGGTGTTTGGGAAAACCCCTGCTGCGATATCAAAACGGCGTGACCGGCAGTCAACGCAAAAACGAATACCGGGTAGAATCCAAAACCGAAGATGCGGCGTGAATTTTTCAAGAGAGACTCTTTCGATGCGAGTGATTCAGTTGCGAACTTTCAAGCCAGATCATTGTAGGCGATCGCCGTTTGAGCGTTGCTTGCCACCACTTCGTCGAACGATGCTTGGGGCCACTCTGTTCGTTGGTATCGTGGTTGGAGGAATTGGAACGGATCGTAGCGTGACCGGACAGGAGCCGCTCGTCACGGATCCCGCGAAAGCGAAATCCCCGCCCG from Rubripirellula tenax encodes the following:
- a CDS encoding enoyl-CoA hydratase/isomerase family protein, yielding MQYVDVKIHENVATLLMDRAGMRNSLNPQLIDDLKTAFSDVHQEKRVRAVVLAGSGEHFCAGIDLRVFGEIAALPTEEALGQWHAAWWHLTELFEQMLRFPKPIVAAVDGSAIGAGLGLALACDIIVPSTRAHLGAGAVRVGLVGGATAALLTFRAGGATASRMLLTSESVDADEAYRLNLTIAPVSSEHIWIAAKDAAQKCSHGPYEAVQATKRLLNESIGETLMTQLTAGAADSATACTTESAAEGIRSFLDKRVPKWP
- a CDS encoding S1/P1 nuclease; protein product: MAVRPNAIAAIACFALLIIMNRPVLGWSASGHHMVGVIAYDLMNAETRSEVMRILRHHPQFNKHFLPPKNVHDPESIHRWQIGIAGCWPDFIRDSNEDRPKWHYELGASYVIGNVRPPNPVGPPPRGATMKEEDLYLSQAIEVCTQTLGDASKSDEERAVALCWVLHLYADGHQPCHAGSLYAPAFPKGDRGGNQIELADGSNLHTAWDNLLGSYPSANEVRSRVAALGDIRSDMMKLYLRGGKDRWILPKTWIEESLVVAKSYVYSDEVTGPIIAASRGLTPRIPPLKLSTDYYRVAGEVARYRIKQAGFRAGVAVVRCVEKPSRRP
- a CDS encoding EamA family transporter encodes the protein MDWVLLSIVSAVCLGFYDIAKKSAVKDNAVPVVLLFNVMTAAIVWLPAILWSAFSGDARDGIFSALTDVSAQDHVRLLLKSVLVGASWTAAFFAMKQLPISIATPIRATSPLWTVAIAVIAMHERPSMMQWMGMVVILIAFFSFSRIGKREGIHFHRSKAVALMVVATLLGAISAIYDKYLLQTVAIPPATVQAWFSIYLVPVMMPLAIRWYFVDRTRKPFQWKWSIPLIAIFLLVADFVYFTAVSDPEALISVISPVRRTSVIVSFVFGILKLGEKNWRAKLVCIAGILGGVVLISRG
- a CDS encoding sulfatase family protein → MKNSRRIFGFGFYPVFVFALTAGHAVLISQQGFSQTPAQPPTAAKRPNIVWIMSEDNSADYLRHFDQDGAVAPRIEAMASAGITFDHAFSNAPVCSVARTTLITSCYGPRIGTQFHRRIRTVPMPPGLRMFPAYLRDGGYYTSNHSKEDYNAVRAGDVWDDSSKRASWKNRPSDATPFFHVETFADSHESRLHFPASDVESKPTETDPSSVGLPPYFPDQPVFRYSVARYHDRMADIDRLVGKVLDELSTAGQLENTFVFYFGDHGGVLPRSKGYVFESGLHVPLVVRVPENFKGLVDRSRGDRAGGFVEFVDFGPTVLNLAGITPPQDVDGKPFLGPGVAANDVDRRNEAFGYADRFDEKYDLVRTIRVGNLKYVRNFEPYYPDGMLNAYRYRMAAYQQWRKLHEEGRLDPVQDQFFQPKPTEALYDLDSDPDEVNNLADDPSHAADLVRLRNRLVGRLKAMPDLSFFPEAVLSDDEIGSPTVFGQANKEAIADLIDIANLAAMPWAEAEPKLRIALDSQDPWSRYWALAAAASFGKTAASLLPQATARLQDLEPIVVARAAEFVAIVGDQDPRPYVIRALERATSEAEALQILNSAVYLNDHTDGRFPIHFRGVIMLFKVDPKSDIQLRLDHLGS